TCAGAAAGTTGTTAACCGCCTACTCTTTGTTCTGCTTTACCATGATGATTGTGAATTTAGGAGCACAGGAGCGGTTGAACAACATATATTATTTTTTTAGTGTAGTCATTCTGGGTATATTACTCGTCGCCTTAATGATACTGCTGGTATTTGCTTCGGTTCGCATGGCACTTAAGGGTGATCACGAAGCGATCATCTTATCGACAGGCTTTGCATTTTTTGCAGTCATCTCTATCGGGGAACTGAGCTGGTTTTTCATTCTGGACGGACACTACAATATGTTTTTGTGGAAATGGGGCGTGTTCGGTTTTGTACTGGCGTTGATCGCGATTTTGGGCAGAAGACTGGCAGAAAAGCACAAGCAGGTGGTTCGGTATTCCAGAGAACTGGAAATGTTCAATAATGAGCTTCAACGTTCGGAGAAAATGGAGATTATTAGCGATCTGGCTGCATCTGTAGCTCATGAGGTACGTAATCCCCTTCAAGTTACACGTGGATTTCTTCAGTTGATGAGCAAGCAGGAGGATGGTAAGAACAAAGACTATCTACATATCGCTCTGGAGGAGCTGGATCGAGCTTCCGCGATTATTACTGATTTTCTGACCTTTGCCAAGCCAGAATTTGACCAAACCAAAACGTTGACCATATTGGACGAATTCAAGCATATTGAAGGAATCATCAGTCCAATGGCTAATTTGCAAGGTGGAAAAATTTCGCTGGATATTCCCCAGGAAATCAAAGTACGCGGGAATTCCTCCAAGTTCAAGCAGGCGTTCATCAATATCATCAAAAACAGTATTGAAGCGCTGCGAGACCAGGGGCTTATTCATATATGGGCTTATGTGGATAACGGAGAAGCTGTCATTCATATTCGGGATAATGGTGAAGGGATGGATGCTCAGACTTTATCCAGACTAGGTGAGCCTTATTTTTCGAATAAGACAAAAGGCACGGGTTTAGGAATGATGGTGACTTTTCGGATTATTGAAACGATGAATGGAAAAATAACTTTTACAAGTGCAAAAGGGGTGGGAACAGAAGCGACCATCCGCTTCCCCGTAGCCGGATAATATCCGGCTTTTTTGCGTTCGGAGAAAACGGAGGGAAGCTTGCTGAGCCCACCCCTATGAGGTTAAGGAATCTAGATTAAATAAGCATTAACAATCATTCTACCACATTGAGCGAGGTTTCTGGGATGCAGCGAGCACGCCGGAGGGGTCTGGAGGAATTACCAGAAAAAACTGATCAGGCGTTTCTTCTAATGTTTTGATTTGGATATGATCGGGGATCACGACTCCTAACACATCACGAATTGCAGATTTGGGATCAGTCATCAGTTTCTCTCTGAAACTGGCATCCTCCCAAGCTTTTTGAATGACTTGTGTTTGAAGAACTTCAGTAGCCATCAAAAATCACCCTCTCATTCAATTGGTTATATTTACCTAGTCAGTATACCACGAAGGGCTCAGAAAAATCTAGCATTATTTCATATTTTTGGAGAGCCAGTAGTCAAGTCCGCCTCTTCTCAAATGCGAGCGTCCGCCTTCAATTTCTGCCGCCACTTCGCCCAGCTCAGCTGCGATAGAATGTGCAAAGCTATGTAGGCCGTGGATAGAAGGCTCCAGGGTCTCTAACTGTTGGACTGCTTGATCGGCAATGTTCACATAGCTGGCAAGCGCACCGCGTACATAAATCGCTTCCTGAATCTGTTTGGGTCCCAATCCTTCACAGTAAGCCGTCTTTAGCTCGGCACTGATATGGGACAAAAGACAGTTATAGCTATGTTCGACCAAATCTTCTGACCAATCCGCCCAATCATCCGACATTTGAAGCACGAGTAGCGCCAAGTCCGTCATATTTGTAATGTTTTGAATCAGATCAGCACGGCCTGCGAGCAGCAAAGCACCCGTTCCGGCCATTTTTAATGGACTTGCTTTCAGCGCGACCTTATTTTTTTCTCCTTGAAAATAGTCCTCTGTTCCTTCGGATATCACACTAACGGCCCATTCATCAACATACGTTCGGGCATATGACCAAAAAGGAGAGGTTGCCGGAAAAAGGTCCCGATATACGCTTAGACACTCGGTATAGAATAGTTGACTTAAAGCGAGTTGCGTTTTACGGTTGTCTGCTGCTGTGTCCATCACATCGTCTTGAATTAAATAGTGAGCCATGACGAACACGTTGCCAAGTGACAGCCTGCGGCATGTTTCGGGGGGCAGTCCTGTGAGTTCTTGCAGCCAAAATGGAAGCAAATAGCATATGTAATTACGCGTGCTGTCTTCCCGCAACGGATTAAAACGCGCCAGATAGTCCAAACCCTCTTGCTGAAAGGGAGCTGGAAACGTGGACGTCCGTTCCTCCGCTTGACGAAATACTTTTTCCAATTCGTCTTTGTATGCAAAATACCATTCCATCGCCATCACCTGCATCTCTTATGAATATTTTTATAGCGACTTCTAGTTGTTACCCGCCATTATACAACAGATTGCAATTTTCAAGATTTTGTTATTTTTACATTGAGAATGTTGTAAAAAGGATATCGACAAAAATCCCGGTTGGGAAGATCCCGCCGGGATTTTGTTTTTTTAAATTAGATGATCTCTAAATAGTCAATATAAGCATCCCATGTCCCATTATCGGCTGTTACAACAAGCTCAATCTCTTGATTTCCGGTTCCATGGCTGACATTGTTTAAAGTATAGACCGCAGGACTGTTCCCGCCGTAGTAGAAGGTACCCTTCGTTTGTCCACCAATTTTCAAGTCAACTTTGGCCATGTTGGAATTATTTGAAGCACCACGGAGTGAAAAACTATGGGTGCCGCTGGTAAAATTCTGTGTGAATTTCACTGAATCATTGTTGGAGTATAAAGCCACTCCGTTGAACGGCGAGCTGATATTTGAAGTATACTGACCGCCTTTGGTCATATTCTCTGCTTCCACTTTTGTGCCTTTGTTTGGCGGCGTTTCGCCGTTTCCGCCATCAGGCGCTACCGCCCGGCCATTGCTTGGTGAGATCATACCAGAGCAAAGGTTACGATTTTTGAGGTTCTGTGCAATTTGTGGAATAGCTTGGAGTGTAGTCTGGTACTGATCATGCATCAGGATCACATCGCCGTTTTTAAGTTTGCCCGCAGCAGCTACGATCTGTGCGGTGGAGGCGCCGTTCCAGTCTTGGGAGTCAACGTTCCACAATACTTCGGTAAGACCGTTTTGGGTCTCAATGGATTTGAGGGTTGCGTTGGTCTCGCCATACGGAGGACGGAACAACTTTGGTGCCGTGCCAGTAATGGACTGTATCGTTTGCTGCGTGCGTGTAATTTCCGATGACATCTGCGATGTGCTCAGTTGTGTCATATGCGGATGTGACCATGAATGATTACCGATCCACATGCCTGCTGCTTGCTGGTCACGTACAAGCGAAGGATTATTCTGCGCGTTTTGTCCAAGATTAAAGAGCGTCGCGCGTAAACCGTTTTGCTTCAGAGCACTAAGAAGCGCTTTGGTGTTAGAGGGATTGGGACCATCGTCGAAGGTTAACGCTACATAACCGCTCGAGCAATCAGCCGCAAGCGCCTGGTTGCTCGAGATCACCAGCGAGCCTGTGAATAAAGACAAGGTGATTGACATAATCGCCGTCCATTTTCCTGCTTTAGCTATAAACATGGGTCTACCTCCTAGCTATTTTAATATAGTATGGATGTTCCGATACTCCGAACCGATTCAACTCTTTACTAGATTTGAAATTTTAGTTGATCTCCAAATAATCAACATAAGCATTCCATGTTCCGTCATCGGCTATTACAACGAGCTCGATCTCTTGGTTTCTGGTGCCATTATTGCCGCCAATCGTAATTGTATTACTAGTTACATTGGCACTCCGACTGCTTTGGTATCCCTATACAATAAGTGAATCTTCATACATCTTGTCTATGTCTTCCCACTTTTTGAAGTGCTCGCTGACCGATATGGTTTTGCTCGTGCGTTTGGATGTCCATAAAAATAACCTTATTTTTTTGTTTCATTGGACTTTCCTCCTGTAGCCTCACTATGATGCAGTGCATTCTGTAGTAGCTTAATGCAACATGTCTTTCCAAAAATAAAAATGTAAACGTTTACAATTTTATTTTATCATATTTTCCTTAATATATAACTTGGAAAATTTCAAGTTATATTGTAGAAAGTATAGTTATTCATTCTTGCTCACTCTACAGGATAGGGTTCCCAAGGAGCGCGTGTAGATCGAAGGTTGGGTGTAATTGTGATAGCAATGTTCATAATTTCTTTTTTCCCGTCTTATGGTTACTTAACAGGCGAAAATATGAATAAAAATAGCGGGAAAAGAAAATATTATTTTAAAAAGGATGAAAGAAGGGTCTGCAACATGAAAAAACAATGGAAACTGACCGCTGCTATCCTGTATGGAGGAGTGATGATGTATGGCACTGCGGGTGCAGCTGGAGCTTCCGGGACGGAACCGGGTAATTCGTTGCAAGCAATCACCTCCAACGCCTCTATCCAAGG
The Paenibacillus peoriae DNA segment above includes these coding regions:
- a CDS encoding sensor histidine kinase — protein: MRHVPKAVAALLAVIVMLLSLGHSAYAAKMTPEGDYKIPSWDMRWGEVDEDGSLDEVKNPSKIWMHIEDDTQLLRQPGNIGSAWIRIKLPSLNDETPAILFENIYGRHITLYKDGTNFYESYRGYNYENNRILIPLKPEDSGKTLYIWTESSKKRLGIIGNVMTGDYRDLLGTLVRMDVLDIVLGSTFIFIALVLLICSFFLFRPSMAMWLSLSAIVLSIGLMIVTYSPFLYTFYRGYGKLYLQLFDVALFILLPSLAFFFEQNINSIILIRKFRKLLTAYSLFCFTMMIVNLGAQERLNNIYYFFSVVILGILLVALMILLVFASVRMALKGDHEAIILSTGFAFFAVISIGELSWFFILDGHYNMFLWKWGVFGFVLALIAILGRRLAEKHKQVVRYSRELEMFNNELQRSEKMEIISDLAASVAHEVRNPLQVTRGFLQLMSKQEDGKNKDYLHIALEELDRASAIITDFLTFAKPEFDQTKTLTILDEFKHIEGIISPMANLQGGKISLDIPQEIKVRGNSSKFKQAFINIIKNSIEALRDQGLIHIWAYVDNGEAVIHIRDNGEGMDAQTLSRLGEPYFSNKTKGTGLGMMVTFRIIETMNGKITFTSAKGVGTEATIRFPVAG
- a CDS encoding NHLP leader peptide family RiPP precursor, with protein sequence MATEVLQTQVIQKAWEDASFREKLMTDPKSAIRDVLGVVIPDHIQIKTLEETPDQFFLVIPPDPSGVLAASQKPRSMW
- a CDS encoding polysaccharide deacetylase family protein: MFIAKAGKWTAIMSITLSLFTGSLVISSNQALAADCSSGYVALTFDDGPNPSNTKALLSALKQNGLRATLFNLGQNAQNNPSLVRDQQAAGMWIGNHSWSHPHMTQLSTSQMSSEITRTQQTIQSITGTAPKLFRPPYGETNATLKSIETQNGLTEVLWNVDSQDWNGASTAQIVAAAGKLKNGDVILMHDQYQTTLQAIPQIAQNLKNRNLCSGMISPSNGRAVAPDGGNGETPPNKGTKVEAENMTKGGQYTSNISSPFNGVALYSNNDSVKFTQNFTSGTHSFSLRGASNNSNMAKVDLKIGGQTKGTFYYGGNSPAVYTLNNVSHGTGNQEIELVVTADNGTWDAYIDYLEII